In Streptomyces sp. NBC_01439, the following are encoded in one genomic region:
- a CDS encoding maleylpyruvate isomerase family mycothiol-dependent enzyme, whose protein sequence is MASRTRTRTYDPAKIRAAVTAQFAHVVGAVADLGPEQLARPSGLGDWTVAELARHIAWIADSLAGVLARPPAAVAELSAVEWSFATASLAGKISEAARETLTGAPLPELYDRAAARMAQALAANPGDRVLDLWIGDMTLADFLVTRTVELVVHTDDLNRAAGLDVPIDRQALAACTRLLADALALKAPGGSVEVRVPPFAVVQCIEGPRHTRGTPPNVVETDPLTWIRLATGRTGWAAAVDGAHVRASGERADLSALLPLMG, encoded by the coding sequence ATGGCATCCAGGACCCGCACCCGAACGTACGACCCCGCGAAGATCCGCGCGGCCGTCACCGCACAGTTCGCGCACGTCGTCGGGGCCGTGGCGGACCTCGGACCCGAGCAGCTGGCCCGGCCCAGCGGGCTCGGGGACTGGACCGTGGCCGAACTCGCAAGGCACATCGCGTGGATCGCCGACTCACTGGCGGGGGTCCTGGCCCGCCCGCCGGCCGCCGTCGCGGAGCTGTCGGCGGTCGAGTGGTCCTTCGCCACCGCCTCCCTCGCCGGGAAGATCTCCGAAGCGGCCCGGGAGACCCTGACCGGGGCCCCGCTGCCCGAGCTGTACGACCGGGCGGCCGCCCGGATGGCGCAGGCGCTCGCGGCGAATCCGGGCGACCGCGTGCTGGACCTGTGGATCGGGGACATGACCCTGGCCGATTTCCTGGTCACCCGGACCGTGGAACTGGTGGTCCACACCGACGACCTGAACCGGGCCGCCGGACTGGACGTCCCGATCGACCGGCAGGCCCTGGCCGCCTGCACCCGGCTGCTCGCCGACGCCCTCGCCCTCAAAGCACCGGGCGGCTCCGTCGAGGTCCGCGTCCCGCCCTTCGCGGTGGTCCAGTGCATCGAGGGCCCGCGGCACACCCGCGGCACCCCGCCGAACGTGGTGGAGACCGACCCGCTGACCTGGATCCGGCTCGCGACCGGCCGTACGGGATGGGCCGCCGCCGTCGACGGGGCCCACGTACGGGCCAGTGGCGAGCGGGCCGATCTGTCGGCGCTGCTCCCGCTGATGGGCTGA
- the purL gene encoding phosphoribosylformylglycinamidine synthase subunit PurL: MSLDTVKNATETPDASQPWKELGLKEDEYARIREILGRRPTGAELAMYSVMWSEHCSYKSSKVHLKQFGEKAPQNDAMLVGIGENAGVVDVGQGYAVTFKVESHNHPSYIEPYQGAATGIGGIVRDILAMGARPVAVVDPLRFGAADHPDTRRVLPGVVAGIGGYGNCLGLPNIGGEVVFDACYQGNPLVNAGCIGVMKHEDIHLAKASGPGNKVILYGARTGGDGIGGVSVLASETFDDTKPTKRPAVQVGDPFQEKLLIECTLEIFKEKLVAGIQDLGGAGLSCATSELASAGSGGMRVELDTVPLRDATLSPEEILMSESQERMCAIVEPQHVDRFMEICEKWDVIATVIGEVTEGERLEIFWHGEQIVDVPPGTVAHEGPVYNRPYARPSWQDALQADDAGKLPRPQTSEELRAQVLALVSSPNQASKSWVTDQYDRFVQGNTVLSQPEDAGMVRIDEESNLGVAMATDGNGRFAKLDPYTGAQLALAESYRNVAATGAKPLAISDCLNFGSPEDPDVMWQFAEACRGLADGCLELGTPVTGGNVSLYNQTGDTAIHPTPVVAVLGVIDDVNRRTPMAFKEAGQLLYLLGDTAEEFGGSAWSQVVHDHLGGMPPKVDLGREKLLAEILISASRDGMIDAAHDLSDGGVIQALTESCLRGGNGARIVVPEGLDAFTFLFSESAGRAIVAVPRSEELRFTDMCGARGLPVARIGVVDGEEIEIQGEFTLPLAELREAHETTIPALLA, from the coding sequence ATGAGCCTCGACACCGTCAAGAACGCCACCGAAACCCCGGACGCTTCCCAGCCCTGGAAGGAACTCGGCCTCAAAGAGGACGAGTACGCCCGGATCCGGGAGATCCTCGGCCGCCGCCCCACGGGCGCCGAGCTCGCCATGTACTCGGTCATGTGGTCCGAGCACTGCTCGTACAAGAGCAGCAAGGTCCACCTGAAGCAGTTCGGTGAGAAGGCCCCCCAGAACGACGCCATGCTCGTCGGCATCGGCGAGAACGCCGGCGTCGTCGACGTCGGCCAGGGCTACGCGGTCACCTTCAAGGTCGAGTCGCACAACCACCCGTCGTACATCGAGCCCTACCAGGGCGCGGCCACCGGCATCGGCGGCATCGTCCGCGACATCCTCGCGATGGGCGCCCGCCCGGTCGCGGTCGTGGACCCGCTGCGCTTCGGCGCTGCCGACCACCCCGACACCCGGCGCGTCCTGCCCGGCGTCGTCGCGGGCATCGGCGGCTACGGCAACTGCCTGGGCCTGCCCAACATCGGCGGCGAGGTCGTCTTCGACGCCTGCTACCAGGGCAACCCGCTGGTCAACGCCGGCTGCATCGGTGTGATGAAGCACGAGGACATCCACCTCGCCAAGGCCTCCGGCCCCGGCAACAAGGTCATCCTCTACGGCGCCCGCACCGGCGGCGACGGCATCGGCGGCGTCTCGGTCCTCGCGTCCGAGACCTTCGACGACACCAAGCCCACCAAGCGCCCCGCCGTTCAGGTCGGCGACCCCTTCCAGGAGAAGCTCCTCATCGAGTGCACCCTGGAGATCTTCAAGGAGAAGCTGGTCGCGGGCATCCAGGATCTCGGCGGCGCCGGGCTCTCCTGCGCGACCTCCGAGCTCGCCTCCGCCGGCTCCGGCGGCATGCGGGTCGAGCTGGACACCGTGCCGCTGCGCGACGCGACGCTCTCGCCCGAGGAAATCCTCATGAGCGAGTCGCAGGAGCGCATGTGCGCGATCGTCGAGCCGCAGCACGTCGACCGCTTCATGGAGATCTGCGAGAAGTGGGACGTCATCGCCACCGTCATCGGTGAGGTGACCGAGGGCGAGCGCCTGGAGATCTTCTGGCACGGCGAGCAGATCGTGGACGTGCCCCCGGGCACCGTCGCCCACGAGGGCCCCGTCTACAACCGCCCCTACGCGCGCCCCTCCTGGCAGGACGCGCTCCAGGCGGACGACGCGGGCAAGCTGCCGCGGCCGCAGACCTCCGAGGAGCTGCGCGCGCAGGTCCTGGCCCTGGTCTCGTCCCCGAACCAGGCGTCCAAGTCGTGGGTCACCGACCAGTACGACCGCTTCGTGCAGGGCAACACGGTGCTCTCGCAGCCCGAGGACGCCGGCATGGTCCGCATCGACGAGGAGTCCAACCTCGGCGTCGCCATGGCCACGGACGGCAACGGCCGCTTCGCCAAGCTCGACCCGTACACGGGCGCGCAGTTGGCGCTGGCGGAGTCGTACCGCAACGTGGCGGCGACCGGCGCCAAGCCGCTGGCCATCTCCGACTGCCTGAACTTCGGTTCCCCCGAGGACCCGGACGTCATGTGGCAGTTCGCCGAGGCCTGCCGCGGGCTTGCGGACGGCTGCCTGGAGCTGGGCACCCCGGTCACCGGTGGCAACGTCTCGCTGTACAACCAGACCGGCGACACCGCGATCCACCCGACCCCGGTCGTCGCGGTCCTCGGTGTGATCGACGACGTCAACCGCCGTACGCCGATGGCCTTCAAGGAGGCCGGCCAGCTGCTGTACCTGCTGGGCGACACGGCCGAGGAGTTCGGCGGTTCGGCCTGGTCCCAGGTCGTCCACGACCACCTCGGCGGCATGCCGCCGAAGGTGGACCTGGGCCGCGAGAAGCTGCTCGCCGAGATCCTGATCTCCGCCTCGCGCGACGGCATGATCGACGCCGCGCACGACCTGTCCGACGGCGGCGTGATCCAGGCGCTCACCGAGTCCTGCCTGCGCGGCGGCAACGGTGCCCGGATCGTGGTGCCCGAGGGTCTGGACGCCTTCACCTTCCTGTTCTCCGAGTCCGCCGGCCGGGCCATCGTGGCCGTCCCGCGCAGCGAGGAGCTCCGCTTCACCGACATGTGCGGTGCGCGCGGCCTGCCGGTCGCCCGCATCGGTGTGGTGGACGGCGAGGAGATCGAGATCCAGGGCGAGTTCACCCTCCCCCTGGCCGAGCTCCGCGAGGCCCACGAGACGACCATCCCGGCGCTGCTGGCCTGA
- a CDS encoding histone-like nucleoid-structuring protein Lsr2 has product MAQRVVVTFSDDIDGGEATETVVFALDGKSYEIDLNAANAKKLRKGLAPFVAAGRRQSRSGKAFKHTAVAPDPAVVRAWARSNQFEVPPRGRIPKAIYEAYNEAH; this is encoded by the coding sequence GTGGCGCAGCGCGTAGTAGTCACGTTCTCCGACGACATCGATGGCGGAGAAGCGACGGAAACGGTCGTGTTCGCTCTGGACGGAAAGTCCTACGAGATCGACCTCAATGCGGCGAACGCAAAGAAACTGCGGAAGGGCCTCGCCCCCTTCGTGGCCGCCGGCCGTCGTCAGTCGCGCTCGGGGAAGGCCTTCAAGCACACCGCCGTCGCCCCGGACCCGGCGGTCGTCCGCGCCTGGGCCCGGTCGAACCAGTTCGAGGTGCCCCCGCGCGGGCGCATCCCGAAGGCGATCTACGAGGCCTACAACGAGGCCCACTGA
- a CDS encoding ABC transporter ATP-binding protein, with amino-acid sequence MTDTVIEARDLRRGYTGGFEAVRGVSFSVARGEIFALLGTNGAGKTSTVELLEGLAAPSGGQVRVFGLDPLTRRAEVRPRTGVMLQEGGFPSDLSVTETVRMWGGVTTGARPAAEVLELVGLAARSSVRVKQLSGGERRRLDLALALLGRPEVLFLDEPTTGMDPEGRRDTWALVRELQEQGTTVLLTTHYLEEAEELADRLAILHEGELVLSGTPAEVTATRPARIHFTLPDGVPAARLPLSLRAAASGQRVEIRTEGLQEDLTELLGWARENGVQLAGLDARSASLEEAFLEIAQNRRSAGDRSDDDTMAGTR; translated from the coding sequence ATGACTGACACCGTGATCGAAGCCCGGGACCTGCGCCGCGGCTACACCGGAGGGTTCGAGGCCGTACGGGGCGTCTCCTTCTCCGTGGCGCGGGGCGAGATCTTCGCCCTGCTCGGCACCAACGGCGCGGGCAAGACCTCCACCGTCGAGCTGCTGGAGGGACTGGCCGCGCCGAGCGGCGGGCAGGTCCGCGTCTTCGGCCTCGACCCCCTCACCCGGCGGGCCGAGGTCCGGCCGCGCACCGGGGTCATGCTCCAGGAGGGTGGCTTCCCCTCCGACCTGTCGGTCACCGAGACGGTACGGATGTGGGGCGGGGTCACCACCGGTGCCCGCCCGGCGGCCGAGGTGCTGGAGCTCGTCGGTCTGGCCGCACGGTCCTCCGTACGCGTGAAGCAACTGTCCGGTGGTGAGCGGCGGCGCCTCGACCTGGCGCTGGCCCTGCTCGGCCGGCCCGAGGTGCTCTTCCTGGACGAGCCCACCACCGGCATGGACCCCGAAGGGCGCCGGGACACCTGGGCCCTGGTGCGCGAGCTGCAGGAGCAGGGCACCACGGTGCTGCTGACCACGCACTACCTGGAAGAGGCCGAGGAGCTCGCGGACCGCCTCGCGATCCTCCACGAGGGCGAGCTGGTCCTGTCCGGCACTCCGGCCGAGGTGACCGCCACCCGGCCGGCCCGGATCCACTTCACCCTGCCCGACGGGGTGCCCGCCGCACGGCTGCCTCTCTCGTTGCGGGCGGCCGCCTCCGGGCAGCGCGTGGAGATCCGTACCGAAGGGCTCCAGGAGGACCTGACCGAACTGCTCGGCTGGGCCCGGGAGAACGGTGTGCAACTGGCCGGGCTCGACGCCCGGTCCGCCTCCCTGGAGGAGGCCTTCCTGGAGATCGCCCAGAACCGCCGGAGCGCCGGCGACCGCAGCGACGACGACACGATGGCGGGGACCCGATGA
- the purS gene encoding phosphoribosylformylglycinamidine synthase subunit PurS, which produces MARVVVDVMLKPEILDPQGQAVQRALPRLGFEGIADVRQGKRFELEVEGPVDQAALDRIHKMAETFLANTVIEDFTVKVEA; this is translated from the coding sequence ATGGCACGCGTCGTAGTCGACGTCATGCTCAAGCCGGAGATCCTCGACCCCCAGGGCCAGGCGGTGCAGCGTGCACTGCCGCGCCTGGGATTCGAAGGGATCGCCGACGTCCGCCAGGGGAAGCGCTTCGAGCTCGAGGTGGAGGGACCGGTCGACCAGGCCGCCCTCGACCGCATCCACAAGATGGCCGAAACGTTCCTCGCCAACACCGTCATCGAAGACTTCACCGTGAAGGTCGAGGCCTGA
- a CDS encoding META domain-containing protein, whose protein sequence is MPGIRYVPASTALALALALALAGCGRSEDGRGVRLPDPVGSWAVESLTTGGRTLHAPESAHLDIGRNQVKGNYGCNGFTAQAAFDGSSAVTVTPGDSTTMACADMEFETAFAHLFRGKLAIDRGPDRLTLKTADGSTIAMTSAPAVTDAPLTTTEWTVESLVSGGTAASLPTEAAGKARFTIAPDFTVSGILGCNRFSAKATVEGSTITFGPLTSTKMACEGAVGEVERTLTELFGSGPLTAKIEGRTLTLTASDGKGLTAKAASAAE, encoded by the coding sequence ATGCCCGGAATCCGGTACGTCCCCGCCTCCACGGCCCTGGCCCTCGCCCTCGCGCTCGCCCTGGCCGGCTGCGGCCGGTCCGAGGACGGCCGCGGCGTCCGGCTGCCCGATCCCGTGGGTTCCTGGGCCGTCGAGTCCCTGACCACGGGCGGCCGTACCCTGCACGCGCCCGAGTCCGCCCACCTCGACATCGGCCGGAACCAGGTCAAGGGCAACTACGGCTGCAACGGCTTCACCGCGCAGGCGGCCTTCGACGGCTCCTCCGCGGTGACCGTGACACCCGGCGACTCGACCACCATGGCCTGCGCGGACATGGAGTTCGAGACGGCCTTCGCCCATCTGTTCCGGGGCAAGTTGGCGATCGACCGGGGACCCGACCGGCTCACCCTGAAGACCGCCGACGGGAGCACCATCGCCATGACGTCGGCGCCCGCGGTCACGGACGCCCCGCTCACCACGACCGAGTGGACCGTGGAGTCCCTGGTCAGCGGCGGGACCGCGGCCTCCCTGCCCACCGAGGCGGCCGGGAAGGCACGGTTCACGATCGCCCCGGACTTCACCGTGAGCGGCATCCTGGGCTGCAACCGGTTCAGCGCGAAGGCCACCGTGGAGGGCTCCACGATCACCTTCGGGCCGCTGACCTCGACCAAGATGGCCTGCGAGGGAGCGGTGGGCGAGGTCGAGCGGACACTGACCGAGCTGTTCGGCAGCGGCCCGCTCACCGCGAAGATCGAGGGCCGGACCCTCACCCTCACCGCATCCGACGGCAAGGGCCTGACCGCGAAGGCGGCCTCCGCCGCCGAGTGA
- the purQ gene encoding phosphoribosylformylglycinamidine synthase subunit PurQ has product MTTRIGVVTFPGTLDDRDSLRAVRLAGAEPVSLWHRDKDLHQVDAVVLAGGFSYGDYLRAGAISRFSPVMETIIEQAKGGMPVLGICNGFQVLTEAHLLPGAMLRNNHLHFICRDQKLRVENAETAWTGDYTAGQEISVPLKNMDGRYTADERTLDELEAEGRVAFRYLDGNPNGSLRDIAGITNAAGNIVGLMPHPEHAVEPLIGTGRTDGLPFFTSVLKKLVSA; this is encoded by the coding sequence GTGACCACTCGCATCGGAGTCGTCACGTTCCCCGGAACGCTCGACGACCGTGACTCGCTGCGCGCCGTCCGCCTCGCGGGGGCCGAGCCGGTTTCGCTGTGGCACCGCGACAAGGACCTGCACCAGGTCGACGCGGTCGTCCTCGCGGGCGGCTTCTCCTACGGGGACTACCTGCGCGCCGGGGCCATCTCCCGCTTCTCGCCGGTGATGGAGACCATCATCGAGCAGGCCAAGGGCGGCATGCCCGTCCTGGGCATCTGCAACGGCTTCCAGGTCCTCACCGAGGCCCACCTGCTGCCGGGGGCGATGCTCCGGAACAACCACCTGCACTTCATCTGCCGCGACCAGAAGCTGCGGGTGGAGAACGCGGAGACCGCGTGGACCGGCGACTACACCGCCGGCCAGGAGATCTCCGTACCGCTCAAGAACATGGACGGCCGTTACACCGCCGACGAGCGCACGCTCGACGAACTGGAGGCCGAAGGCCGAGTGGCCTTCCGCTACCTGGACGGCAACCCGAACGGTTCGCTGCGCGACATCGCAGGCATCACCAATGCCGCGGGCAACATCGTCGGCCTCATGCCGCACCCCGAGCACGCGGTCGAGCCGCTGATCGGGACGGGCCGCACCGACGGCCTCCCGTTCTTCACCTCGGTCCTGAAGAAGCTGGTCAGCGCATGA